One stretch of Methanoregula sp. DNA includes these proteins:
- a CDS encoding tellurite resistance TerB family protein translates to MKKLVFIMGIFDKLTGKTATLNPKSALVLSAITVIAADGVIDQAEMNDLAKICRGDQKSIDTAMQVLKANKFPGVIDMIANVLDEKQKIATLAILCDLAMSDGVLAGEEKAILQMYMDKFGVPEATMTPIIEAIAIKNDFSIFA, encoded by the coding sequence ATGAAAAAATTGGTGTTCATTATGGGAATTTTTGACAAGTTAACCGGAAAGACTGCAACGCTCAACCCGAAATCAGCCCTCGTGCTCTCTGCCATCACCGTTATCGCGGCAGATGGTGTCATCGACCAGGCCGAGATGAACGATCTCGCAAAGATCTGCCGTGGCGACCAGAAATCCATTGATACCGCTATGCAGGTATTAAAGGCTAACAAGTTCCCCGGTGTGATTGACATGATCGCAAATGTCCTTGACGAGAAGCAGAAGATTGCCACGCTCGCCATTCTCTGCGATCTTGCCATGTCCGATGGTGTGCTTGCCGGAGAAGAAAAGGCAATCCTTCAGATGTACATGGACAAGTTCGGTGTCCCTGAAGCAACGATGACCCCGATCATCGAAGCAATTGCGATCAAGAACGACTTCTCGATCTTTGCTTAA
- a CDS encoding YkgJ family cysteine cluster protein, which translates to MVRAIITVPGAGDMGFECHQCGECCSHLGLVHSIRKDLGNFHFIVFNQYTSDETEVTIDADKHELFLDKSIFAKLPEACPFFRHMPGSEKAYCTVHLTRPDICQDFSCWRLLILNHTGRRVGRVMFRRSLVTDDALLDRIWEECIDPLQEDDDAVWDKEVAQILTRAGYIVRQ; encoded by the coding sequence ATGGTCCGGGCAATCATTACGGTACCAGGAGCCGGTGATATGGGGTTTGAGTGCCACCAGTGCGGGGAGTGCTGTTCCCATCTGGGGCTTGTTCACAGCATACGAAAAGATCTGGGGAATTTTCACTTTATTGTGTTCAACCAGTATACTTCGGATGAAACCGAAGTAACCATCGATGCCGATAAGCACGAACTTTTCCTGGACAAGAGCATCTTTGCAAAACTTCCCGAGGCATGCCCGTTTTTCCGGCATATGCCCGGCAGCGAGAAGGCATACTGCACGGTCCACTTAACACGGCCGGATATCTGCCAGGACTTCTCCTGCTGGCGGCTGTTGATTCTCAATCATACCGGGCGGCGGGTTGGGCGTGTCATGTTCCGGCGCTCGCTTGTCACCGATGATGCCCTTTTAGACCGGATCTGGGAGGAATGCATCGATCCGTTGCAGGAGGATGATGATGCAGTCTGGGATAAGGAAGTTGCCCAAATTCTCACGCGGGCGGGTTATATTGTAAGGCAATAA
- a CDS encoding DUF1294 domain-containing protein, with protein MTALSLPVLFLAIYTVLNIIAFLLYANDKRKAKVNTWRTPENLLLAVAALGPFGAYAAMRMFRHKTQKLKFYLVPVFLIVHVVLIIILLR; from the coding sequence GTGACTGCTCTTTCCTTACCGGTTCTTTTTCTGGCTATCTACACCGTTCTCAATATCATAGCGTTTCTTCTTTATGCAAATGACAAGCGGAAAGCAAAAGTTAATACATGGCGGACCCCTGAGAATCTGCTGCTGGCAGTTGCTGCGCTTGGTCCTTTCGGTGCATATGCAGCAATGCGGATGTTCCGGCATAAGACCCAGAAACTAAAATTTTACCTTGTGCCGGTATTTCTGATAGTCCACGTTGTGCTAATCATCATCTTGTTACGATGA
- a CDS encoding CxxC-x17-CxxC domain-containing protein: protein MFGDNKFGGQRNFGGARDQGPREMTKTTCSDCGKECEVPFKPTEGRPVYCRDCLPKHRKPRF from the coding sequence ATGTTTGGAGATAATAAATTCGGCGGCCAGAGAAATTTTGGCGGCGCAAGAGACCAGGGCCCACGAGAAATGACAAAGACAACCTGTTCAGACTGTGGGAAGGAATGCGAAGTACCCTTTAAGCCAACCGAGGGCAGGCCCGTATACTGCAGGGACTGCCTCCCGAAACACCGGAAACCCCGGTTCTAA
- a CDS encoding SDR family oxidoreductase, producing MRFVVTGGAGFIGSHIADALANRGDEVVILDNLFSGRMENIRGLLNAPTVTFVNGSVTDQALLLKACNGADGIFHEAAITSVPRSVKDPLASNEANVSGTLNVLVSAQKCGIKKIVYASSSSVYGDMPTLPKREDMVPNPKSPYAITKMTGEYYLNVFHELYGMNTVSLRYFNVFGPRQDPNSEYSAVIPKFITKVLRHESPVIYGDGSQTRDFTFVKDVVQANIRAMERDAQGVFNVAYGNRITLIKLAQTIMDAFGEALPLKYEDGRSGDIHDSLADISAAQKAFGYAPEYSVTTGLEETIAWYKNH from the coding sequence ATGCGATTTGTTGTGACTGGGGGAGCGGGTTTTATTGGCTCCCATATTGCCGATGCACTTGCCAATCGTGGGGATGAGGTCGTTATTCTTGATAACCTCTTTTCCGGCAGGATGGAAAATATTCGGGGGTTATTGAATGCACCGACGGTAACTTTTGTAAATGGCAGTGTTACTGATCAGGCACTTCTTTTAAAAGCCTGTAATGGTGCGGATGGCATATTTCATGAAGCTGCAATCACTTCAGTTCCGCGATCCGTAAAAGATCCTCTTGCTTCAAATGAAGCAAATGTGTCAGGAACCCTGAATGTTCTGGTTTCCGCTCAAAAATGTGGAATAAAAAAGATCGTCTACGCATCCTCCTCCTCAGTTTATGGGGATATGCCCACACTCCCCAAAAGGGAGGATATGGTGCCAAATCCAAAGTCCCCGTATGCGATCACAAAAATGACCGGTGAATACTATCTGAACGTCTTTCATGAACTTTATGGAATGAATACGGTTTCGCTGCGATATTTCAATGTCTTTGGGCCACGGCAGGATCCCAATTCTGAATATTCAGCAGTTATTCCGAAATTTATCACAAAAGTCCTGCGTCACGAATCACCGGTAATCTATGGGGACGGATCGCAGACCCGGGACTTTACGTTTGTGAAAGATGTTGTGCAGGCCAATATCCGGGCAATGGAGCGTGACGCGCAGGGTGTTTTCAATGTTGCATACGGAAACCGCATCACCTTGATCAAGCTCGCACAAACGATTATGGATGCATTTGGTGAGGCACTTCCTCTCAAATATGAAGACGGGCGATCGGGAGATATCCACGATTCTCTTGCAGATATCTCTGCAGCACAGAAAGCCTTCGGGTATGCACCGGAATATTCGGTCACAACTGGTCTTGAGGAGACGATCGCATGGTACAAAAACCACTAA
- a CDS encoding nucleotide sugar dehydrogenase codes for MVQKPLTGQTVCVVGLGYVGTPLAEAFADHLPTIGFDIDQGKIDSLVQSGSKILATTVPAAIKDADFVMICVPTPVTKAKDPDLGPVRSATTTVGRNLKRNAIVVLESTVYPGVTEEIVIPLLERESGLKCGKDFFVGYSPERINPNDDAHTLDKITKIVAGMDEKTADRLVELYSHITKVYRAPDIKTAEAAKVIENIQRDLNIALMNELALIFERMGLDTQAVLDAAGTKWNFHPYRPGLVGGHCIPVDPYYLVMKAEEIGYHPQVILAGRAINDSMPKHVAGLAIKGLNEVGKVINGSKVLIMGLTYKEDVPDTRESPVEEIVHELKEFKVDVYGYDPLLPDEVIERFGAKPLPNLDMKVDAVIIAVAHSQFRDMSVETLRNLMGEKPVLVDVRGMVDRTTAVKQGIVYNRL; via the coding sequence ATGGTACAAAAACCACTAACGGGACAAACGGTTTGTGTTGTGGGGCTTGGTTATGTTGGTACGCCCCTTGCAGAGGCATTTGCTGACCATCTTCCGACCATTGGGTTCGATATTGATCAGGGTAAAATTGATTCGCTTGTCCAATCCGGGTCAAAAATCCTGGCAACGACCGTTCCGGCTGCAATAAAAGATGCAGATTTTGTCATGATCTGCGTTCCAACACCGGTGACAAAAGCCAAAGACCCGGATCTCGGGCCGGTCAGATCGGCAACCACAACCGTTGGCAGGAACCTGAAACGAAATGCGATTGTAGTGCTTGAATCCACCGTGTATCCCGGAGTTACTGAAGAGATCGTAATCCCCCTTCTTGAGCGGGAATCCGGCCTGAAGTGCGGGAAGGATTTCTTTGTCGGTTATTCACCAGAACGGATCAATCCCAATGATGATGCACATACTCTCGATAAAATCACCAAGATCGTTGCCGGTATGGATGAAAAGACCGCAGACAGGCTCGTCGAACTGTACAGTCATATCACCAAGGTCTACCGTGCGCCGGATATCAAAACCGCAGAAGCCGCAAAAGTGATCGAGAACATTCAGCGTGATCTGAATATCGCACTGATGAATGAGCTGGCACTTATCTTTGAGCGCATGGGCCTTGATACCCAGGCAGTGCTCGATGCTGCCGGGACCAAATGGAACTTCCACCCGTACCGCCCGGGGCTTGTAGGCGGTCACTGCATTCCGGTTGATCCCTATTACCTTGTGATGAAGGCTGAAGAGATCGGGTATCACCCTCAGGTGATACTTGCCGGGCGAGCAATAAATGACTCTATGCCAAAACACGTGGCAGGTCTGGCGATCAAGGGGCTCAATGAAGTGGGCAAGGTGATCAATGGCTCCAAAGTCCTGATCATGGGACTTACGTACAAAGAAGATGTTCCGGATACCCGTGAGTCGCCCGTTGAAGAGATTGTTCATGAACTTAAGGAGTTCAAGGTGGATGTGTATGGCTATGATCCATTGCTTCCCGATGAAGTGATCGAGCGGTTTGGCGCAAAACCACTCCCTAACTTAGATATGAAGGTTGATGCGGTGATCATTGCGGTAGCGCATTCTCAGTTCAGGGATATGTCTGTTGAAACACTCCGGAATCTAATGGGTGAAAAACCGGTGCTTGTAGATGTCCGGGGAATGGTGGACCGCACGACTGCAGTGAAACAGGGAATAGTTTATAATCGTCTTTAA
- the wecB gene encoding UDP-N-acetylglucosamine 2-epimerase (non-hydrolyzing) — MKIVSIVGARPQFVKCAPVSREIRKDHTETLVHTGQHYDPDMSAIFFQELEIPKPDYNLGIGSGSHGEQTGKMVIGIEKILETEHPDFVLVYGDTNSTLAGALAATKLHLPVAHVEAGLRSFDRTMPEEINRVLTDHISDLLFCPTQAAADNLEKEGINKGVHLTGDVMADALEYNRVLAEEKSSVLKMFGLEEHSYLVLTVHRPSNTDNKKNMSCILDAIRKSGKPTVFPVHPRTRKFLQDHGIWDIMPSNIILTEPLGYLDMIQLMRHAEKIITDSGGIQKEAYILEIPCITLRENTEWIETLEGNWNVLTGANTDKIRDAIVNIKPDPSKRYNHYPYGASKKIARLLEMAMQ, encoded by the coding sequence TTGAAGATCGTTTCCATTGTCGGTGCCAGACCCCAATTCGTTAAATGCGCTCCGGTTTCCCGGGAGATACGCAAGGATCATACAGAAACTCTCGTTCATACGGGGCAACACTATGACCCGGACATGTCCGCTATCTTTTTCCAGGAACTGGAAATTCCGAAACCGGATTATAATCTCGGAATTGGTTCCGGATCCCACGGGGAACAAACCGGAAAAATGGTAATAGGAATTGAAAAGATACTGGAAACTGAGCACCCCGATTTCGTACTGGTTTACGGGGACACGAACTCAACGCTCGCAGGAGCTCTTGCTGCGACAAAACTGCACCTTCCGGTTGCCCATGTCGAGGCCGGTCTCCGTAGTTTTGATCGCACGATGCCGGAGGAGATTAACCGGGTCCTGACGGATCATATTTCAGATCTGCTCTTCTGCCCGACACAAGCCGCTGCAGATAATCTCGAAAAGGAAGGAATCAATAAGGGGGTACATCTCACCGGAGATGTAATGGCAGATGCGTTGGAATATAATCGCGTTCTTGCAGAAGAGAAATCCAGTGTTCTTAAAATGTTTGGACTGGAAGAACATTCCTATCTTGTTTTAACCGTACACCGTCCATCAAACACAGATAATAAAAAAAACATGTCCTGCATCCTTGATGCAATCCGCAAATCAGGAAAGCCAACTGTTTTTCCCGTACATCCAAGAACGCGAAAATTCTTGCAGGACCATGGGATTTGGGATATAATGCCCTCAAATATCATCCTAACTGAACCTCTGGGGTATTTAGACATGATCCAGCTCATGCGTCATGCTGAAAAGATAATAACCGATTCCGGAGGTATACAGAAAGAGGCATATATTTTGGAGATTCCCTGTATTACCCTGAGAGAGAATACAGAGTGGATTGAGACCCTGGAAGGGAACTGGAATGTCCTGACCGGAGCGAATACAGATAAAATCCGGGACGCAATTGTTAATATAAAACCCGATCCCTCAAAACGATATAATCACTATCCTTACGGAGCCTCGAAGAAAATCGCACGATTGCTTGAAATGGCAATGCAGTAG